In Methanofollis sp., one DNA window encodes the following:
- a CDS encoding ABC transporter permease has product MRDLTAIAVLWQREMIRFFRAKSRVVGTLGMPIFFLAFLGFGFRTSSVPGIPAGIDYVTFLVPGILGMTILFSSTFAGISVLWDREFGFLKEIMVAPVSRTAIVLGRIAGGATTSLIQGVLILLLAVPMGFPFPGALPFLGAVAFMLLIAAAFISLGLIFASNMKDIHGFSLIMNFVVFPIFFLSGALFPIENLPAWLLPLAYADPLTYGVDGLRGVLTGVSSFSPLFDAAALFAFVLVLLALGAWFFERTESA; this is encoded by the coding sequence ATGAGAGACCTCACCGCGATCGCCGTTCTCTGGCAGAGGGAGATGATCCGCTTCTTCAGGGCGAAGTCGCGGGTCGTCGGGACTCTCGGCATGCCCATCTTCTTCCTCGCGTTTCTCGGGTTCGGTTTTCGGACGAGCAGCGTCCCCGGCATACCTGCGGGCATCGACTATGTCACCTTTCTCGTGCCCGGCATCCTCGGCATGACGATCCTCTTCTCCTCGACCTTTGCCGGGATCTCGGTCCTCTGGGACAGGGAGTTCGGGTTCCTCAAGGAGATCATGGTGGCGCCAGTCAGCAGGACGGCGATCGTTCTGGGGCGGATCGCGGGCGGGGCGACGACTTCCCTCATCCAGGGGGTGCTCATCCTCCTCCTTGCGGTCCCGATGGGTTTCCCCTTTCCGGGCGCCCTCCCCTTCCTTGGAGCGGTCGCCTTCATGCTCCTCATCGCCGCCGCCTTCATCTCCCTCGGCCTGATCTTCGCCTCGAACATGAAGGACATCCACGGCTTCTCCCTCATCATGAACTTCGTCGTCTTCCCGATCTTCTTCCTCTCAGGCGCCCTCTTCCCTATCGAAAACCTCCCGGCATGGCTTCTGCCCCTCGCCTATGCCGACCCCCTCACCTACGGGGTGGACGGTCTGCGGGGCGTGCTGACCGGCGTCTCGTCTTTCTCCCCTCTCTTTGACGCCGCCGCCCTTTTTGCCTTCGTCCTGGTCCTCCTCGCCCTCGGCGCCTGGTTTTTCGAAAGGACAGAATCTGCCTGA
- a CDS encoding DUF1722 domain-containing protein translates to GSERDVRAFARPRVVVSRCLGFDHCRWNGDMITSEVVQMLAPHVDYLPVCAEVEIGLGVPRKPVRFVKGEDGIRLVQHETGLDVTGRMKTFAASFAGTLREIDGFVLKSRSPSCGIRDVKVYRQGGTGDTVGKTAGAFAAAMADRFPNLPAEDEGRLRNRRIREHFLTRLFTLAAFREVRAGGDLRELAAFHTRNKLLLMAYSQKEMRELGKIVANPDKKTFPGVAGEYGDHLNAALSRAPRYTANINVLLHALGRFKAGISPAEKTFFLDTLEQYRQDRVTICPNLMILRGWIVRFEDDYLREQTFFSPFPAELMGVSQDLSHRQRDYWEK, encoded by the coding sequence GGATCGGAGAGAGACGTGAGAGCGTTTGCACGGCCGCGGGTGGTCGTCAGCAGGTGCCTTGGCTTCGACCACTGCCGCTGGAACGGGGACATGATCACGAGCGAGGTCGTACAGATGCTCGCACCCCATGTGGACTATCTCCCGGTCTGCGCCGAGGTCGAGATCGGGCTTGGCGTGCCGAGAAAGCCGGTGCGGTTTGTCAAGGGAGAGGACGGCATCCGCCTTGTCCAGCACGAGACAGGGCTCGACGTCACCGGCAGGATGAAGACGTTCGCCGCGTCCTTCGCCGGCACCCTCCGGGAGATCGACGGTTTTGTCCTCAAGTCCCGCTCCCCGTCCTGCGGGATCAGGGACGTGAAGGTCTACCGTCAGGGCGGGACAGGGGACACAGTTGGGAAGACAGCCGGGGCCTTTGCCGCGGCCATGGCCGACCGTTTTCCCAACCTCCCTGCCGAGGACGAGGGAAGGTTGCGGAACAGGCGGATCAGGGAGCACTTCCTCACGCGCCTCTTCACCCTGGCGGCATTCAGGGAGGTGCGGGCAGGCGGCGACCTGCGGGAACTTGCCGCGTTCCACACCCGGAACAAACTCCTCCTGATGGCCTACAGCCAGAAAGAGATGCGAGAACTCGGGAAGATCGTCGCAAACCCCGACAAAAAAACATTTCCCGGGGTCGCGGGGGAGTACGGCGACCACCTGAACGCCGCTCTATCGCGAGCGCCCCGTTACACCGCAAACATCAACGTCCTCCTCCATGCCCTGGGCCGCTTCAAGGCAGGGATCTCCCCTGCGGAGAAGACCTTCTTCCTCGACACCCTGGAGCAGTACCGCCAGGACCGGGTCACCATCTGCCCGAACCTGATGATCCTCAGAGGCTGGATCGTGCGGTTCGAGGACGACTACCTGCGGGAGCAGACTTTCTTCTCCCCCTTCCCCGCCGAACTGATGGGGGTATCGCAGGACCTCTCCCACCGCCAGAGGGACTACTGGGAAAAATGA
- a CDS encoding rhodanese-like domain-containing protein — MAKMMLAAVCCALLLVALVAGLAGSGRLVMGDLPLVALAGEGSEVNNVNVEEARARIADHEGDPAFVVLDVRTPGEVAAGHIEGAVTINYRNDSFSREISALDRGKTYLVYCRLGNRSARTAEMMAKDGFAEVYNMEGGITAWREAGYPVV, encoded by the coding sequence ATGGCGAAGATGATGCTGGCCGCCGTCTGCTGCGCCCTTCTCCTCGTGGCGCTGGTCGCTGGACTCGCAGGCAGCGGGAGACTGGTGATGGGGGACCTCCCTCTGGTGGCCCTCGCCGGCGAGGGATCTGAGGTGAATAATGTGAATGTGGAGGAGGCCCGCGCTCGGATCGCCGATCATGAAGGCGACCCCGCCTTTGTCGTCCTCGACGTCAGGACGCCCGGCGAGGTCGCGGCCGGGCATATCGAGGGGGCGGTGACTATCAACTATCGCAACGACTCGTTTTCCCGCGAGATCTCGGCCCTCGACCGCGGGAAGACCTATCTTGTCTACTGTCGCCTCGGCAACAGGAGCGCCCGGACCGCGGAGATGATGGCGAAGGACGGTTTCGCGGAGGTCTACAATATGGAGGGCGGGATCACGGCGTGGAGAGAGGCGGGCTATCCGGTGGTCTGA